TGTCGATCTCCACCAAAAGGTGAAAATAGAATGTATCGTTGCAGACATCTCTGCCGAAGCGGTTGCTGAGGCGATCTGTGAGGCGGCCCGAACGGAGGACCCTGGCGACGGAAAGGTGTTCATTCTCCCTGTCGAAGAGGCATATCAGGTACGCACCGGAAAAACCGGCCGCGACGCAGTCTAATCGAAACGGTTTATCCTTTTTATGACAAATAAATGTGATGATCTCGACAGACGTATCATAGATGCGTTGTTACGCGACGGTCGAGCAACGATCCTTGCTGTCGCAGAGCAGACTGCTATTCCAGCGACGACCGTCCAAAAGCGGCTGAGTCAACTGCACGAGAACGGTGTCATCAGCGGCTACGAATCTCGAATCGACTACTCACAGTTCGGCTACGAACTGACCGCGATCTTCAAGCTCGACCTGAACGGCGATGCGACCGAGCGGTTCGTGAATGAGCTCCGAGAAGAACCGCACATCATCAGTATCTATGAGGTCACTGGTAAGTTTGACCTCCTTGCAATCGGGAAATACACCGACACTGTATCGATGAATGAGCAGATCAAATCGATACTGACGGACACTACAATTCGGACAGGAGATACCAGCATCGTCCTCGATACAGTGCTGGAGGGTAAGCCGGTCGATTTGATCGGCGAGATCCGCTAGCGTGATCGCATCCTCAGCGCTCAATCGACCAACAGCGACGTTCAAACCAACGTAGTAGCGCCCGTCCTGTTGCTCGTGAACCCCGATATGGTCGTGTTTTCCGGCGGTGGGAGGTTTTCCCGCGT
The nucleotide sequence above comes from Halocatena marina. Encoded proteins:
- a CDS encoding Lrp/AsnC family transcriptional regulator; translated protein: MTNKCDDLDRRIIDALLRDGRATILAVAEQTAIPATTVQKRLSQLHENGVISGYESRIDYSQFGYELTAIFKLDLNGDATERFVNELREEPHIISIYEVTGKFDLLAIGKYTDTVSMNEQIKSILTDTTIRTGDTSIVLDTVLEGKPVDLIGEIR